In Catharus ustulatus isolate bCatUst1 chromosome 31, bCatUst1.pri.v2, whole genome shotgun sequence, the following proteins share a genomic window:
- the SENP1 gene encoding sentrin-specific protease 1 isoform X2, with the protein MRMEARGAARARPGPAFKGFGAESKFFPSKLSSFSCPAGNSSCSLNYTPEIPERFPGANGQWRSSKPRGSRGSFLETRKNSSGNSGAFGGKSTLHGTSFPLKPAPSPSWSRRSPKKAPRRFLSAAEETVREEEREIYRQLLQMVTGKKFSSCKPSPLLPFHLSRCPRSSPSLTQEAPRDDPEALEIHKIPGPAPHPPEPPQNSQNTPLGPSAGFPGGFQPQNSAAPQQREEEPVAGAQSEGSDSVILLKVKDSRTPAPSLPFFQAELWIKELTSVYDSRARERWRQIEEQKALALQLQSQRLQERERSVQDLVDLHLRVPLEKEIPVAVGPEGPERARAGQGDEEFPEITEEMEKEIKSLFRGGNQDEVLSEAFRLTITRKDIQTLNNLNWLNDEIINFYMNLLMERSKEKDLPAVHAFNTFFFTKLKTAGYQAVKRWTKKVDIFSVDLLLVPIHLGVHWCLAVVDFRKKTITYYDSMGGINSEACRILLQYLKQESLDKKRKEFDTNGWALLSKKSQEIPQQMNGSDCGMFACRYAECISKDKPINFTQQHMPYFRKRMAWEILHRKLL; encoded by the exons ATGAGGATGGAGGCCCGGGGTGCggcgcgggcccggcccggcccggccttCAAGGGCTTCGGCGCCGAGAGCAAG tttttcccctccaaactCAGCAGCTTCTCGTGCCCTGCTGGGaactcctcctgctccctcaaCTACACCCCAG AAATTCCCGAAAGATTCCCGGGAGCCAACGGGCAGTGGAGGAGCTCCAAGCCCCGGGGGAGCCGAGGCTCCTTCCTGGAGACCCGGAAAAATTCCAG TGGGAATTCCGGCGCTTTTGGGGGAAAGTCCACCCTCCACGGAACCTCTTTCCCCCTGaagccagccccgagcccctCCTGGAGCCGCCGCAGCCCCAAGAAAGCCCCGCGGCGCTTCCTGAGCGCGGCCGAGGAG ACCGTGCGGGAGGAGGAGCGGGAGATTTACcggcagctgctgcagatggTGACCGGGAAGAAATTCTCCAGCTGCAAAccctccccactgctccccttCCACCT CTCCCGCTGTCCCCgttccagcccctccctgaCCCAGGAGGCTCCCAGGGATGATCCCGAGGCACTGGAAATTCACAAAATTCCGGGTCCTGCTCCACATCCGCCGGAGCcgccccagaattcccaaaatacCCCCCTGGGCCCCTCTGCGGGGTTTCCTGGGGGCTTCCAGCCACAGAATTCCGCAGCCCCCCAGCAGCGGGAGGAGGAGCCCGTGGCCGGGGCACAGAGTGAAG ggTCGGATTCCGTCATTTTGCTCAAGGTCAAGGATTCCAGGACGCCAGCTCCAAG CCTCCCCTTTTTCCAGGCCGAGCTATGGATCAAAGAGCT GACGAGTGTCTATGATTCCCGAGCCAGAGAGAGGTGGAGGCAAATCGAGGAGCAGAAAgctctggccctgcagctccagagccag CGCCTCCAGGAGCGGGAGCGCTCCGTGCAGGACCTGGTGGATCTGCACCTGCGCGTGCCCCTGGAGAAGGAGATCCCGGTGGCCGTGGGGCCGGAGGGGCCGGAGCGCGCCCGGGCGGGCCAGGGCGACGAGGAATTCCCAGAGATCACcgag gaaatggagaaggaaatCAAGAGCCTTTTCCGAGGGGGGAACCAGGACGAGGTGCTGAGCGAGGCTTTCCGCCTGACCATCACCAGGAAGGACATCCAGACCCTCAACAACCTCAACTGGCTCAACGACGAG atCATCAATTTCTACATGAATTTGTTGATGGAGAGGAGCAAGGAGAAGGATTTGCCCGCAGTCCACGCCTTCAACACCTTTTTCTTCACCAAATTAAAGACTGCAGGCTACCAGGCTGTGAAGAGATGGACAAAAAAAGTGGATATTTTCTCCGTGGATCTGCTCCTGGTGCCCATCCACCTGGGAGTGCACTggtgcctggct GTCGtggatttcaggaaaaaaaccatcacGTACTACGATTCCATGGGGGGGATCAACAGTGAGGCCTGCAGGATCCTGCT GCAGTACCTGAAACAGGAAAGTTTGGataagaaaaggaaggaattcGACACCAATGGATGGGCCCTGCTGAGCAAGAAGAGCCAG GAGATCCCGCAGCAGATGAACGGCAGCGACTGCGGGATGTTCGCGTGCCGCTACGCCGAGTGCATCTCCAAGGACAAGCCCATCAACTTCACCCAG caACACATGCCCTACTTCCGGAAGAGGATGGCTTGGGAAATCCTGCACAGGAAGCTCCTCTGA
- the SENP1 gene encoding sentrin-specific protease 1 isoform X1 — MARGQPGQRHHGPGTARRHGLGDLGLAAGSGFFPSKLSSFSCPAGNSSCSLNYTPEIPERFPGANGQWRSSKPRGSRGSFLETRKNSSGNSGAFGGKSTLHGTSFPLKPAPSPSWSRRSPKKAPRRFLSAAEETVREEEREIYRQLLQMVTGKKFSSCKPSPLLPFHLSRCPRSSPSLTQEAPRDDPEALEIHKIPGPAPHPPEPPQNSQNTPLGPSAGFPGGFQPQNSAAPQQREEEPVAGAQSEGSDSVILLKVKDSRTPAPSLPFFQAELWIKELTSVYDSRARERWRQIEEQKALALQLQSQRLQERERSVQDLVDLHLRVPLEKEIPVAVGPEGPERARAGQGDEEFPEITEEMEKEIKSLFRGGNQDEVLSEAFRLTITRKDIQTLNNLNWLNDEIINFYMNLLMERSKEKDLPAVHAFNTFFFTKLKTAGYQAVKRWTKKVDIFSVDLLLVPIHLGVHWCLAVVDFRKKTITYYDSMGGINSEACRILLQYLKQESLDKKRKEFDTNGWALLSKKSQEIPQQMNGSDCGMFACRYAECISKDKPINFTQQHMPYFRKRMAWEILHRKLL; from the exons ATGGCCCGGGGACAGCCCGGACAGCGCCACCATGGCCCGGGGACAGCGCGGAGACACGGGCTCGGGGACCTGGGATTGGCCGCAGGGAGCGGT tttttcccctccaaactCAGCAGCTTCTCGTGCCCTGCTGGGaactcctcctgctccctcaaCTACACCCCAG AAATTCCCGAAAGATTCCCGGGAGCCAACGGGCAGTGGAGGAGCTCCAAGCCCCGGGGGAGCCGAGGCTCCTTCCTGGAGACCCGGAAAAATTCCAG TGGGAATTCCGGCGCTTTTGGGGGAAAGTCCACCCTCCACGGAACCTCTTTCCCCCTGaagccagccccgagcccctCCTGGAGCCGCCGCAGCCCCAAGAAAGCCCCGCGGCGCTTCCTGAGCGCGGCCGAGGAG ACCGTGCGGGAGGAGGAGCGGGAGATTTACcggcagctgctgcagatggTGACCGGGAAGAAATTCTCCAGCTGCAAAccctccccactgctccccttCCACCT CTCCCGCTGTCCCCgttccagcccctccctgaCCCAGGAGGCTCCCAGGGATGATCCCGAGGCACTGGAAATTCACAAAATTCCGGGTCCTGCTCCACATCCGCCGGAGCcgccccagaattcccaaaatacCCCCCTGGGCCCCTCTGCGGGGTTTCCTGGGGGCTTCCAGCCACAGAATTCCGCAGCCCCCCAGCAGCGGGAGGAGGAGCCCGTGGCCGGGGCACAGAGTGAAG ggTCGGATTCCGTCATTTTGCTCAAGGTCAAGGATTCCAGGACGCCAGCTCCAAG CCTCCCCTTTTTCCAGGCCGAGCTATGGATCAAAGAGCT GACGAGTGTCTATGATTCCCGAGCCAGAGAGAGGTGGAGGCAAATCGAGGAGCAGAAAgctctggccctgcagctccagagccag CGCCTCCAGGAGCGGGAGCGCTCCGTGCAGGACCTGGTGGATCTGCACCTGCGCGTGCCCCTGGAGAAGGAGATCCCGGTGGCCGTGGGGCCGGAGGGGCCGGAGCGCGCCCGGGCGGGCCAGGGCGACGAGGAATTCCCAGAGATCACcgag gaaatggagaaggaaatCAAGAGCCTTTTCCGAGGGGGGAACCAGGACGAGGTGCTGAGCGAGGCTTTCCGCCTGACCATCACCAGGAAGGACATCCAGACCCTCAACAACCTCAACTGGCTCAACGACGAG atCATCAATTTCTACATGAATTTGTTGATGGAGAGGAGCAAGGAGAAGGATTTGCCCGCAGTCCACGCCTTCAACACCTTTTTCTTCACCAAATTAAAGACTGCAGGCTACCAGGCTGTGAAGAGATGGACAAAAAAAGTGGATATTTTCTCCGTGGATCTGCTCCTGGTGCCCATCCACCTGGGAGTGCACTggtgcctggct GTCGtggatttcaggaaaaaaaccatcacGTACTACGATTCCATGGGGGGGATCAACAGTGAGGCCTGCAGGATCCTGCT GCAGTACCTGAAACAGGAAAGTTTGGataagaaaaggaaggaattcGACACCAATGGATGGGCCCTGCTGAGCAAGAAGAGCCAG GAGATCCCGCAGCAGATGAACGGCAGCGACTGCGGGATGTTCGCGTGCCGCTACGCCGAGTGCATCTCCAAGGACAAGCCCATCAACTTCACCCAG caACACATGCCCTACTTCCGGAAGAGGATGGCTTGGGAAATCCTGCACAGGAAGCTCCTCTGA